The Streptomyces collinus DNA segment CGGGCCGTCCGGTCGTTCGGACTCAAATTGTACGAAGCCGAAAGGAAAACCCGTCATGCCCAGCCCTCCCCGCATGCTCCTCGTCCTCAGCGAGAACTGGACCCTCACCGGCGGCCGGGCCGATCTGCCCGCCGCCGTCCGCTGGGCCCGCGAGGCCGAGGACGCCGGCTTCGACGCGGTCATGGTCAGCGAGCACATCGTCCTCGGCCCCGACGCGGCGGCCGCCGGCATCATGGGCAACCCCCGCGACTACGCCCTCCCCGGTAACCAGGACCCCCACACCCCCTGGCCGAACTCCCTGCTGCTGCTCGCCGCCATCGCCTCCGTCACCTCCCGGCTGCGCCTGGCCGCGGCGGCCGTCCTCGCCCCGTTGCGCCACCCCCTGCTGCTCGCCCGCGAACTCGGCACCCTCGACCTGATCAGCGAGGGCCGCCTCGTCGTGCAGCCGACGGTCAGCTGGAGCAGGGACGAGTACGACGCCCTCGGGGTGCCCTTCACCCGGCGCGGACGGCTCCTCGACGAGCACCTGGAGATCTGGGCGAAGGCCTGGGGGCCGTCCCCGGTCTCCCACGACGGGCCGCACTACCCCTTCCGGGACGTGTACTTCGAACCGAAGGCCCACCGGCCCGACGGCCCCCGGCTCTGGTTCGGCGGCCAGCGCCTGCACGGACCGGTCCTGCGCCGCCTCGTCGCGTACGGCCACGGCTTCCACCCGCTCGGCAGGCCCACGCCCGAGGACCTTCAGGGGCTCAAGGAGGCGATGTCCGCGGCCGGGCGGGACGTCGCCGACCTGGAGATGATCGGCGGTACGCAGGCCGTCTTCCCCGACGACCGGTCACCGGCGGACCTCGGCGCGGCGCTGTCGGTGATCCCGGAGCAGCTGGAGCAGGGCTTCACGACCTTCTGCGTCAAGCCGAACCAGTTCATCGACGACCCCGACGGCGTGGGGGAGTTCTGCCGCGAGGTCATGCGGCGCGTCGGGGCGCTGACGTCCTGACAGGCCCGGCCCGGATCACCGCTCGACGAACCGCGCCAGGTGGTCCGGGTCCGGCCGCACCAGCCCGTCCCGCACCGCGAGCGCCGTGGCCTCCGCCCGGGAGACGCAGCCGGTCTTGCGCAGCAGGTGCTCGACATGGCTGTGCACGGTCCGCGGGGACAGGAACAGCGCCTGCGCGATGGCCTGGTTGGTCTGCCCCGTGGCCGCCCGGGTGAGTACCTCAAGCTCCCGGGGGCTCAGCCCGTACGGCAGTTCCGTGGGTGTCTCGTGCACCAGCACCGCGTCCGCCGCCAGGCCCGGCCCGGCCGGGTGCCGGTGCAGAACGACCCGGCGCCAGCCTCCGCCGGCCGGCCACAGCAGCCGCAGCCGCTGACCGCCCGTGCCGGTGAAGGCGTGCAGCAGCGCACCGAACCCGTCCTCCTCCCGCAGCACCCGGGGCCGGTCGCGGCCGGGCAGGTCGACGACGCGGCCGTCGCCGGTGACGAGGCTCGCCGCGTCCGCGTCCGGCAGGCCGTGCAGATCACCGGCGTGCGCCAGCGGATCGGCGAAGGCGGCCAGGGCGGGGATCACGGAGGCGAGCAGCCGCCGCGCGTCGGTGTCGTAGGCATTCGCGCTCTCGGTGGAGAGATGGACCAGGCCCACCAGCCGGCCCCGGTGCCGCAGCGCCCCGGTGACGCCGTCCCGGAAGCCGGCCGGGCGGACCCGCTCGGCGTAGAACCAGCCGTGCCGGAAACGCGGACCGGTGTCCTCGGAGTCCTCTGCGTCCTCCGAGATGGACGGCGGCAGCTCCCGCCGTACGACGTTGCGGTACCACGGGGTGGCGACGAACTCTCCGGCGAGGGCCTGCGAGGCCTCGGCGGTGTAGCCGATGCTCGCGATCTGGACGTGGGAGCCGGTCAGCGGGTCGATCGTGAGCAGGGTCGCCGCGTCCAGCGGCAGCGCGCGGGCGAGTTCGAGCAGGGCCTGCGAGGAGGCCGAGGCGGTGTCGCGCTCGCGGGTGAGCATGCCGATGCGGGCGGCTGCCGCGATCTGGTGGTGGCTGGTCATGCGAGCCTCCGGGCGGCTCGGACAGCAATGTCGTTTGGGGTCTAACGATAGGGCGCCCGTCCGGGTCCCACAAGGTGTCCACCGGAGCCCGGCCGAACCCGCAGTCGGTATTTGTACGGATGGTGCGGCGGGCCCGGCGGGTCTTTCCTGTTCGGCACAGCCGGACGCCCGCTCCAGTCGGGCCCGCCCCTCGGAGAGCCCTCACCATGACCCCACCCCCGTACACCGCCTCGCGCAGGCACTTCCTCGCCCTGTCCGCCGCCACCGCGCTGGCCGCCGCCGGATGCTCGGCACCGGAGAACACGGCCGCCTCGGCCAAGCCCTCACGGTCCGGCGGTATTCGTCTGACGAAGATCGGCCTCGACTACCCCTTCACCCAGCTCCCGCTCTACTCCACGCTGGTCAAGCTCTCCACCGCCCAGGCCCAGCGGCACGGCATCTCCCTGCTGACGACCAGCGACAACGCCAGTGCCGACACCCAGGCCACCAACCTCAACACCTGGGTCGCCCGCAAGGTCCCCGCGATCGTGTCCTTCCCCATGGTGTTCGAGGCCGCCGAGCCCATCGCGAAGGCGGCCCTCGACGCGGGGCTGATCTGGGTGACCTACGGCGGCTCCCTGGAGCACCAGAGCGCCGACATCCGGTTCAGCTTCCGCGAGGGCGGCACCCTGCTCGGCGCTGCGGCGGCGAAGTGGGCCCAGGAACACCTCGGCGGCAAGGGCAAGATCGCCTTCCTCACGGACAGCACCATCGAGCTGGGCCGCGAACGCACCAAGGGCATGATCGACGCCTTCACCAAGGCCGCACCCGGCGTCGACGTGGTGGCGCGGGAGCAGGCCATCGACCCGGACACGGGCCTGTCGAAGACGAAGGCGATCCTCGCCAAGCACCCCGACCTCAACCTCGTCCTCGGCGTCACCGACGCCGCCGCGTACGGCGGCTTCAAGGCCCTCCAGCAGGCGGGCCGGGCGAAGGACGACGCGAAGACCTTCGTCGGCGGCCAGGACGGCTCCGCCCCCTCCCTCCTCGCCGTCAAGCAGGGCACGTTCTACCGGGCCTCCGCCGCCCTCGCACCGAAGGACATCGCCGCGGCCATCGTGGAGGTGCCCCGCGCGGTCGCCGCCGGAAAGGCGGATCCCAGCGCCCAGGTGCCGATCACGCTCGTCCAGCGCGCCGACACCGCCCGGATCGACGCCCTGCTCGCCCAGAACGCCTAGGCAGGCGCCATGACGACCACCAACCTCCGCATCAGCGGCCTGACGAAGTCCTTCGGCGGCGTCAGGGCCCTCGACGGTGTCGACCTCACCGTCCCCGCCGGACACGTGCACGCCCTGCTCGGCCACAACGGTGCCGGCAAGTCCACCCTCATCAAATGCCTGGGCGGCGCCTACCCGCCCGACGCCGGCACCATCGAGGTCGGCGGGACGTCGTACACCCGCCTCACCCCACGCGAGTCCATCGCGTCCGGCGTGGCTATCATCTTCCAGACGCTCAGCGTGGTCGACGCTCTGACCGTGGCGGAGAACATCTTCCTCGGCCAGGAGTGGACCCGGCACGGCCGCATCGACCGGCGCGCCCAGGAGGAGGTCGCCGCCGGGCTGCTTCAGCGGGTGGCCGCGAAGTGCTCCCCGCGCGACCGGGTGAGTGATCTGCCCATGGGACAGCGCCAGTTGGTGGAGATCGCCAAGGCCCTCAGCCGCAGCGCCTCCGTCCTGGTCCTCGACGAACCGACCGCCGCCCTGTCCGGCGCGGAGACCGACGCCCTGGCGCAGCGCGTCGAGGACCTGCGCACCCAGGGCCTCGCCATCGTCTACGTCACCCACCTCCTGGGGGAGGTGGAACGGCTCGCGGACGCGGTCACCGTCCTGCGGGACGGGCGGGTGGCCCACCACGCGACGGTGTCGGGGCAGACCCGGCGGGAACTGGTGGAGGCGATCGCGGGACGGCCGGCGCAGGCCGTGGCGAAGTCCCCGCGGCCTTCCGCCCCACCCCGTCTGGTCGCCGAAGACCTGCGAGGACCCGGCTTCGGACCCGTCGGCCTCTCCGTCGCCGAAGGCGAACGCGTCGGTCTGTTCGGGCTCATCGGCTCCGGCCGCACCCGCATCCTGGAGACCCTCTACGGCAGGCGCCGCGCCACCGCCGGGACGATCCGCGTCGGCGACCGCACCGTCGCCCCCGCCCGCCCGGCCGACGCGCTCGCCGCCGGCATCGCGCTGGTCCCCGCGGACCGGCGCGCCCAGGGCCTGTTCCCCTCGATGACCGCGCAGGACAACGCGCTGCTCCCGTCGGTCAAGCCTCTTGCCCGCCTCGGGGTACGGGCGTTGAGCTCCGAGCGGCGGGTGTTCGGCGCGCTGGCCACGGCCGTCGGACTGCGCCCGGCGCGGCCCCGGCTGCCGGCGGGCGCGTTCTCCGGCGGCAACCAGCAAAAGCTCGTCCTCGGCCGGTGGATCAACGAGGCCCGGCAGGTGGACGTGCTGCTGCTGGACGAGCCGACGCAGGGCGTCGACGTGGGGGCACGGCAGGAGATCTACCGCGTGGTGTCCACCCTCGCCGCGGAACGCGGCACCGCCGTGCTGTTCGCCTCCAGCGACCCCGAGGAGATCGTGGCGCTCGCCGACCGCTGCCTGATCGTCGCCCGGGGCCGGATCGCCGGCGAGCTCTCCGGTGCCGAACTCACCGAACAGGCCCTGCTGTCGGCCGTTCACGACCCCCTGACCGCCGAAGGAGCAGCATGACCACCGCCGACCCGGTCCTCCCGCGGCCCCGCCCGATCGCCATGGGCGGGCTGGCCGCCGTACGCCGCAACCCGCTCCTCGTCGTGCTCGTCGCGATGGTGCTGGTCTTCCAGCTGACCACGGGCAGCTTCCTCGACCCGGCCAACCTGAGCGGCATCGCCACCGACGCCGCGACCCTCGCCATCGTGGCCGTCCCGCTGGCCCTGCTCGTCATCAGCGGCTACCTCGACCTGTCGGTCGGCTCCACGCTCGCCCTCGGCGGGCTGGTCGGGGGCTGGCTGGCGGGGCAGCACCACCAGTCGCCCGCCATCGCCCTGCTCGGAGCGCTCGCGGCCGGGGCGCTGGTCGGCGCGGTGAACGGCGTCCTGTGCTGCTGGTTCGGGCTGTCCGCGTTCATCGTCACCCTCGGCATGCTGACCGCCGTACGCGGCCTGGCGCAGCAACTGTTCCCGCTGCCGCTGAGCGGCTTCGGCTCCGGCTTCGCCTGGATCGGCGGGGCCCGCGTCGCCGGGATCGCCGCGCCGGTCGTCATCGCGGCGCTCGTACTGGCCGCGGGGGCCCTGTTCCTCGCCATCACCCCGGCAGGCCGGCACGTCTTCGCCATCGGCGTCAATCGTGAGGCCGCCCACCTCTCCGGCATCCACGTCCGCCGCACCCCGTTCGCGCTGTTCGTCGCCACCGGCGTGGCCGCCGCCCTGGCCGGGGCCATCAAGGCGTCGGTGCTGGACAGCGCGGTGGCCGGCACCTCCGGCGCCGGGTTCGAACTGACCGTGCTCACCGCTGTGCTGCTCGGCGGTGTCGCCCTCACCGGCGGCTCCGGCTCCATCCTCGGCGTCCTGCTCGGCGTGCTCTTCCTCGGCGGCCTGCAGAACGGCCTGACCCTGCTGAACGTGCCGACGTTCTGGCAGCAGATGGCCCAGGGCACCGCGCTGGTGGCCGGCGCGGCCCTGGCCTACTTCGCACCCCGCACCGGGCGCTGACCCGCCCACCCCACCGAAATGAGGTCATCCGTGAGCGACACCGCTCCCACGCTCGTTCTGACCGGCGGTCAGGTCCTCACCGTCGACGCCGGGTTCTCCGTCGCCCAGGGCGTCGCCGTGCGCGGCCGGGACATCCTGGCCGTCGGCAGCGACGCGGAGATGCGCGCCCTAGCCGGACCCGGCACCCGGATCGTCGAACTGGGCGGCCGGACCGTGCTGCCCGGCATCAACGACTCGCATCTGCACGGAGCCGCCTACGGCATGACGAAACCGCCGTTCGCCCTCGACGTCGGCCACCCGTCGGTCGGTTCCGTCGCCGACATCGCGGCGGTCGTCGGCCGGGCGGCGCACGACACCCCGGAGGGCGACTGGATCATCGGCCTGGGCTGGGACCCCGGCTACCTCGCCGAGTGCCTCGCCGACCCGGGCCGCTTCCCGCACCGGCGGGACCTGGACGCGGTGGCCCCCCGTCACCCGGTCTGCCTGACCGACTTCTCCTCGCACATGGTGTGGGTCAACTCCGAGGCGCTGCGCCGCTGCGGCGTCGACGCCGACACCCCGGCCCCGCCCGGCGGTGTCATCGACCACGACCCCGACGGCCGGCCCACCGGCATCCTGCGGGAGGCCGCCGGCCGGCTCGTCCAGGCCGAACTGCCCGCCCCGACCCGGGCCCAGCGCCGCCGGGCCATCCAGGGCGTGATCCGCGAGCTGCACTCCCGCGGCATCACCAGCTACACCGAGCCCGGCCTCGGCCCCGGCGGGGCAGGCTCCCTCTTCGGCGGCCTCAGCACCGACAACTGGACCGCCTACGCCGACCTCGCCGCGAGCGGGGAACTCCAGGCCCGCGTCAGCGTCCTGCTCCTGCCCGCCCCCATGGGCGGCTCCGCCGACGACGTCCGCAAGGGGCTGGCCGAACTGCGCCGCCCCGAGTCGGCCGACCCCAGGCTGCTGCGGGCCATCGGAGTCAAGATCTTCGCCGACGGAGTGCCGCCCAACCGCACGGCGTGGATGAACGAGCCGTACCCGGACGGCGGCCACGGCGCCCTGTGCGTGCACGGCGACACCCCCGCACTCCAGGTGCACGAACTGCGCGAGATGATCAGGCTCGGCCACGAGGCCGGCTTCCAGCTCGGCGTGCACGTCACCGGCGACCGGGCCATCGACCTCGTGGTGGACGCCTTCCTCGCCGCGAACACGGCCGCACCCCGCCCCGACGCCCGCCACTACGTCATCCACGGCGACTTCATCAGCCCGGCCGGCCTCGCCAAGCTCGCCGCGCACGGGTACGGCGTCAACATGAACCCCGCCATCAAGTGGACCATCTCCGACCTGATGGACGAGGTCGTCGGCCCCGAACGCTCCGCCTACCAGTGGCCGGTGCGCTCCGCGCTCGACGCCGGGGTACGGGTCTGCGCCAGCTCCGACGCGCCGATCACCGAGCCCGACTGGCGCCAGGGCGTGGCCTCCATGATGCTGCGCGAATCCAAGGCCAGCGGCCGCCCCAGCGGCCCCGAGCAGTGCGTGCCGCTCGCCGACGCCCTGCGCGCCTACACGTCCACCGCCGCCTGGCAGGACTTCGCCGACGACTGGAAGGGCACCCTCGAACCGGGCCGGGCCGCCGACCTGTGCGTCCTGGACCGGCCGCTGCTCGATCTCGACCCGCACGAGATCACACAGGTGCAAGTGGATCTCACGGTGTTCGACGGGCGGGTCGTCTTCGAACGGTGAGCCCTGCTCAGGCCGCTCGCACCGCCGTCTGCCGCGCCCCCCACCGCCGGTTCCGGTACCGGCCGGCCACCCGGCACACCGCGTAGAGCGTGAACGAGATCGTCGTGACATAGGGGCTGATGGGGATGCTGCTGCCCAGGGCCAGTAGGATGCCGCCCTCGATCGAGGCCACGGCGAACAGCACGCTCAGCACGGGCAGCAGCACGGGCGAGGCGGTGACGCGGGCGGCCGCCGCGGCCGGGGTGACGACGAGGGACAGCACCAGCAGCGCGCCGACGATCTGCACCGACAGGGCGACCGCGAGCCCGAGGACCAGCATGAACGCGAAGGACAGCCCACGCACCGGCACGCCGCGAGCCTCAGCCACGTCCGGATCGGTGCTGGCGAAGGCGAGCGGACGCCACATGACCGCCAGGGCCACCAGCACCAGGACGGAGGTGCCGAGCAGCCACGACATCTGCGGGGTGTCCACGGCCACGATCTGCCCGGTGAGCAGCCCGAACTTGTTGGCCGCCCGGCCCTTGTAGAGGGCGAGGAAGAGCACGCCGAGTCCCAGGCCGAACGGCATGATGATGCCGATCACCGAGTTGCGGTCCCGTGCCCGTGTCCCGAGAACGCCGATGGCGCCGGCCGCGAGGAGCGAACCGACGATCGAGCCCGCCACGATGTTCGCGCCCAGCAGCAGTGCCGCCGACGCGCCCGCGAAGGACAGCTCGCTGATGCCGTGCACCGCGAACGGCAGGTCCCGCATCAGGACGAACACCCCTGCCAGCCCGCCCACCAGACCCAGCGCCACACCGGCGACGAGGGAGTTGCGGACCAGGGCGAGGAGTTCGCCGTAGTCGGTGAAGTCGAAGATCTGGTGCCAGATCCCGTCGGCGAGTGTCATGAGGGCACTCCGTCCGTCTCCTGGAGTTCGGGGTGGTGCGGCGGGGCGGCCGTCTCGTCGGGTGCTCCCGCCACCATCACCCGGCCCCGGACGCGCACCACGTCGACCCGGGTGCCGTAGAGGCGGGACAGCGACTCGGAGGTCAGCACCTCGTCGGGGGTGCCGACCCGGTGGCCGCCGCGGGCCAGGTACAGCACCCGGTCGACCAGGCCCAGCACCGGGTTGATCTCGTGCGTCACGAACACCACCGCCGTGCCGTGGGAGCGGCGCCGGGCGTCGATCAGCTCGGTGACGGCCCGCTGGTGGTTCAGGTCGAGCGACAGCAACGGCTCGTCGCACAGCAGGAGGCGGGGGTCGGCCGCCAGGGCCTGCCCGATACGCACCCGCTGACGCTCGCCGCCGGAGAGCATGCCGAGCGGGACGTCGGCGTAGGCCGAGGCGCCGACCGACTCCAGGATCTCGTCCACCCGGCTGCGGACCGGGCCGGTGCGCAGCCGTGGCCCGAAGCGGTGGCCGTCGATGCCGAACCGGACGAGGTCGCGGGCGCGCAGCATGGCCTGCGCGGACAGCGCCGCCTGCTGCGGGACGTAGCCGATGTGCCGGGCGGCCTGACGCGCGGGCCGGCCGAGGACCGTCAGCGTGCCGGCGGACAGCGGCCGGCGGCCCAGCAGGGCCCGGACGAAGCTGGTCTTGCCCGCACCGTTGGGGCCCAGCACGGCCAGGAACTCCCCGGGCCGTACGTCCAGATCGAGACCGCTCCACACCTCGCGCTCGCCGTAGGACAGGGCGGCCGCGCGCAGCGCGACGACCGGCTCGCCGTCCAGCCGGGGTATCGGGGTCACTTGGACAGCGCGCTCGCGAGCGCGTCGACGTTGTCGGTCATCCAGCCGAGGTAGTCCTTGCCCTTCGGCAGGGTCTCCGTCACGGGCACGACGGGGATGCCGGCCGCCTTGGCCGCCGCCTCGGCCTTCTCGGTCTGCGGGCCGGAGGTCTGCTCGTTGTAGACGAGGACCTTCACCTTCTTGCCGCTGAACAGTGCGAGGCTCTCCTGGAGGACGCGCGGGGAGACGTCGTCGCCCTCCTCGATCGCCTCGCTGAACTGCGCGGGTGTCCGGTTCACCAGGCCGCTCGCCTCGGTCATGTACAGCGGCACGGGTTCGGTGATGGCGACGCCCTCACCGCCGTGCGCCTTCTTGATCCGCGCCTCCTGGGCCTCCAGCGGCGCGAGCTTCGCCTTGAAGGCGGCGGCGTTCCTCGCGAAGGCGCCGGCGTCGCCCGGGTCGGCCTTGGCGAGGGCGGCGGAGATCCGGCCGGCGACCTCGGCGACGGTGGGGAAGTCGTACCAGACGTGCTCGTTCAGTTCCCCGCCCTCGGGCGCGGTCTTACCGGACACCTCGACCGCGTTGATCACCTCGGCGGAGTCGTTGTGCCCGCTCTTCAGCATGCGGTCGACGAAGTCGTCGTAGCCGCCGCCGTTCTCGACGACGACCTTCGCCTTGGACAGGGCCAGCTGGTTCTGGGGGTCGGCCTCGTAGGAGTGCGGGTCCTGGTCGGGGTCGCTGATGACCGAGGTGACATCGACGCGGTCGCCGCCTATGCGCCGGGCGATGTCGCCCCAGACGTTCGTGGAGGCGACCACGGCCACCCGGGCCGGTGCGCTCTTGGCGTCGGCGGAGTCCGACGAGCTGCCGCAACCCGCGAGCAGGGCCAGTGACGCGCTGGTCAGCAGCGCGAGGCGGCGGGACGTGGACAGGGACATGGCTCCTCCAGGACGGGCGTGCACAGGGGGTTCGGCAGGCATCACGCTAGATGGGAATGAATGTCAGAAGCAGATCCCGGCCGAAGTCATGTGAAAACCATTGCCAACTGTTGGGAATGGGCTGGACTGTCTATCCAAGTGCTGGACGTTTGGTCTAAAGTGATGGGGTGCGAGAGGAGACGGGATGGGCAGCGGGACGAACGCTGAGCGGGACGCGATCCTGGCCGCGCTGACGCCGGTCGTGGAGGGCATCGCCGCGACCTTCGGGCCGGTCTGCGAGGTCGTGCTGCACGACTACCGGAACCCGGAGAAGTCGGTGGTCGCCGTGGCCGGTTCGGTGACCGGGCGGACGGTAGGCGGGGCGATGAGCGAGATCGGCATGCGCGTCCTCGCCCGCGGCGACGAGGCGGCCGACGAACTGAACTACGTCACCCGCACTCGTGACGGGGGGCAGGTGAAGTCCTCGACGATGGTCCTGCGCGACTCCACGGGCGCCGTGTTCGGCGCCCTCTGCGTCAACGTCGACGTCAGTGCCGTCACCCAGGTCCACGGCCTGCTCGGCGCACTCGCCGGGCTCGGCGCCGCCCCGGCGGAGCTGCCGACCACCACCTTCGGCAACGACATCGACTCCGTGGTCGACGCCCTCTTCGACGCCCATCAGTCCCGGCAGCGGGGCAGTTGGGCGGAGCTCGGCCGGGAGGAACGCGTAGAGCTGTTCGGCGGTCTGGACACCCGCGGTGTCTTCGCAGTGCGCGGCGCCGTCGAGCAGGTCGCCGCCCGGCTCGGCATCTCCCGTGCCTCCGCCTACAACTACCTGTCCCGGGCCCGGGCGGCCCACGACACTTCCACCGGAGGAACCGCGTGACGACCACCACCCCACCGGTCACCCTCGACGACGTCCGGGATGCCGCCGCCCGGCTCAAGGGCGTCGCCCACCGCACCCCCGTACTGCGCTCCCGCACCCTGGACGCGCTCGCGGGCGCCGAGATCTTCCTCAAATGCGAGAACTTCCAGCGCGTGGGCGCCTTCAAGTTCCGAGGCGCCTACAACGCCGCCTCCCGCCTCACCCCCGAACAGCTGTCCCGGGGTATCGCCGCCTACTCCTCCGGCAACCACGCCCAGGCCGTCGCCCTGGCCGCCCGCGAGCTGGGCACCACGGCCGTCATCGTCATGCCGGAGGACGCCCCGCCGTCCAAGCGGGCGGCCACCGCCGGCTACGGCGCCGAGATCGTCACGTACGACCGCTACAGCGGCGACCGCGTCGCCATCGCCGAGGCCCTCGCCGCCGAGCGCGGCCTCGCCCTCATCCCGCCGTACGAGCATCCGCACGTCATGGCCGGACAGGGCACGGCCGCTCTCGAACTGTTCGAAGAGGTGGGGGAGGTGGATGCCCTGCTGGCGCCGGTCGGCGGCGGCGGGCTGATGGCCGGCAGCGCCACGGCCGCCAAGGGCCTGTACCCCGGCGTCCGGACCGTCGGCGTCGAGCCCGAGGCCGGGGACGACACCAAGCGCTCGCTGGAGGCGGGCCGGCGCATCAGCATCCCGGTCCCGCGCACCATCGCCGACGGCCAGGCCCTGCACACCCCCGGGGAGCTGACCTTCTCGGTCAACCGGCGGCTCCTCGACGAGGTCGTGCTGGTCGGTG contains these protein-coding regions:
- a CDS encoding pyridoxal-phosphate dependent enzyme; the protein is MTTTTPPVTLDDVRDAAARLKGVAHRTPVLRSRTLDALAGAEIFLKCENFQRVGAFKFRGAYNAASRLTPEQLSRGIAAYSSGNHAQAVALAARELGTTAVIVMPEDAPPSKRAATAGYGAEIVTYDRYSGDRVAIAEALAAERGLALIPPYEHPHVMAGQGTAALELFEEVGEVDALLAPVGGGGLMAGSATAAKGLYPGVRTVGVEPEAGDDTKRSLEAGRRISIPVPRTIADGQALHTPGELTFSVNRRLLDEVVLVGDDEIRDAMRFAFERLKIVVEPSGATPLAALINGRAGTLPRRVGVIISGGNIDAGRFAELCGSGG